The Perca fluviatilis chromosome 2, GENO_Pfluv_1.0, whole genome shotgun sequence genome includes a region encoding these proteins:
- the mlf1 gene encoding myeloid leukemia factor 1 isoform X1 — protein MFNSDRREFDEDPFFSDPFRAHREHMRHMMRSFSEPYGGPVMPSIMDGRNRGRDMAEHPSSSLALRDEHRDLMRNPFGMFDNVMSNMRNRMEEMHRNFENMSTDSNTHSFRSSSVMTYSKVGNEPPKVFQASSLTRRAPGGIKETQQAVKDSESGLEKMSIGHHIQDRGHVVEKKYNKKTGEKEFIQDFQNLDESEAQSFDEEWQQEVSKFRPSGPMSRLEEPRPRGVHRAALAGSKQKHSDQSKGKTEGKSNMKGSKKQ, from the exons ATGTTCAACAGTGATCGCAGGGAGTTTGATGAGGATCCGTTCTTCTC GGATCCTTTCCGGGCTCACAGGGAACATATGCGGCACATGATGCGAAGCTTCTCTGAGCCATACGGCGGGCCCGTGATGCCCAGTATAATGGATGGGAGAAACCGTGGTCGTGACATGGCAGAACATCCAAGCTCATCCCTGGCGCTGAGGGACGAACACAGG GATTTGATGAGGAACCCTTTCGGCATGTTCGACAATGTGATGTCCAACATGAGAAACAGGATGGAGGAGATGCACAGAAACTTT gaGAACATGTCCACGGATTCAAACACCCACTCATTCAGATCCTCATCAGTCATGACATATTCAAAGGTTGGAAATGAGCCTCCCAAGGTCTTCCAGGCGAGCTCATTGACACGCCGGGCCCCTGGGGGG ATCAAGGAGACCCAGCAAGCAGTTAAAGACTCTGAGAGTGgtctggagaagatgtccaTTGGTCACCACATCCAGGACAGGGGACATGTTGTTGAGAAGAAATACAACAAGAAAACAGGAGAGAAGGAGTTCATCCAGGACTTTCAGAATTTGGATGAAT CTGAAGCCCAGTCTTTTGACGAAGAGTGGCAGCAGGAGGTGTCTAAGTTTCGGCCATCTGGCCCCATGTCTCGTCTGGAGGAACCCCGACCCCGTGGTGTTCACCGCGCAGCCCTGGCCGGTTCTAAGCAGAAACACAG TGACCAATCAAAGGGCAAGACTGAGGGTAAAAGCAACATGAAAGGCTCGAAAAAGCAGTGA
- the mlf1 gene encoding myeloid leukemia factor 1 isoform X2 has product MFNSDRREFDEDPFFSDPFRAHREHMRHMMRSFSEPYGGPVMPSIMDGRNRGRDMAEHPSSSLALRDEHRDLMRNPFGMFDNVMSNMRNRMEEMHRNFENMSTDSNTHSFRSSSVMTYSKIKETQQAVKDSESGLEKMSIGHHIQDRGHVVEKKYNKKTGEKEFIQDFQNLDESEAQSFDEEWQQEVSKFRPSGPMSRLEEPRPRGVHRAALAGSKQKHSDQSKGKTEGKSNMKGSKKQ; this is encoded by the exons ATGTTCAACAGTGATCGCAGGGAGTTTGATGAGGATCCGTTCTTCTC GGATCCTTTCCGGGCTCACAGGGAACATATGCGGCACATGATGCGAAGCTTCTCTGAGCCATACGGCGGGCCCGTGATGCCCAGTATAATGGATGGGAGAAACCGTGGTCGTGACATGGCAGAACATCCAAGCTCATCCCTGGCGCTGAGGGACGAACACAGG GATTTGATGAGGAACCCTTTCGGCATGTTCGACAATGTGATGTCCAACATGAGAAACAGGATGGAGGAGATGCACAGAAACTTT gaGAACATGTCCACGGATTCAAACACCCACTCATTCAGATCCTCATCAGTCATGACATATTCAAAG ATCAAGGAGACCCAGCAAGCAGTTAAAGACTCTGAGAGTGgtctggagaagatgtccaTTGGTCACCACATCCAGGACAGGGGACATGTTGTTGAGAAGAAATACAACAAGAAAACAGGAGAGAAGGAGTTCATCCAGGACTTTCAGAATTTGGATGAAT CTGAAGCCCAGTCTTTTGACGAAGAGTGGCAGCAGGAGGTGTCTAAGTTTCGGCCATCTGGCCCCATGTCTCGTCTGGAGGAACCCCGACCCCGTGGTGTTCACCGCGCAGCCCTGGCCGGTTCTAAGCAGAAACACAG TGACCAATCAAAGGGCAAGACTGAGGGTAAAAGCAACATGAAAGGCTCGAAAAAGCAGTGA